GGGCCTGCTCGCTCACGAACAGGTCCGCCATGAAGCTCCAGAAAATGGAGACGACAAAGAGGTTGTAGACGCTCACCCAGACGTAGAAGGACCGCGCCACCAGCGCCGGGGCCACCTCCAGCTTCATCAGGACGAAGAAGGCCAGGAGCTGCAGCAGGAAGAGCCGGTAGATGAGCGGAATCACGCGCCTGCGGGGCCAGCGCGCCACCATCGCCGCGAACAGGGGCACCGCCACCAGCATCACCCCGAAGGTGGCGGTGAAGAGCCACTTGAGCTGCTTCACCCCGCCGGCCGTGCCCATCGCGTCGCGCAGCGGCTTGAGGATGAAGTAGCCCCCCATCAACGTGAAGAAATAGAGGAAGGACCAGAGCACGGCCCCCGTCTCCTCCTTCCGCACGTCCACGAATCGTCCGAGCATGGCGTCACGCCCCCCGAGGGCGTGCCGCCCTCAACCCCGGCCGCGTCTGGCTATTCCCCAGGCGGGCAGGCATGCCTCACGGGCCGTTCAGCGCCCCGCGCAGCGCCGCCTCCACCCGGGGCAGCGCCTCCTGGATTTCCTCCACGGACGTGGCGCCCACCGACAGCCGGAACCAGCCCGTGTCCTCCATCAGCCCGAACGCCTGGAAGGGCACCACCGCGAAGCTCGCCTTCTCCAAGAGCAGCTTGCGGATGTCGTCGTTGCCCTTCAGCCCCGCCTTGCCCACCAGGTTGAAGCGCACCGAAAGGTAGATGGCGCCCTGGGGGGCAATCGCTTCCACCGGCAGCCCCGCCTCGCGCATGCGCGTGAAGCCCTGGTGCAGCGCCTCCAGGCGCGCGTCCACCTGCCGCCGCATCGACTCCAGGAAGGCCGTGTTCGAGGCCACCGCGTCCAGGTAGCGCGCCGTGGCCACCTGCTCCGCCTTGGGCGCCCACGCCCCCACGTGCCCCAGCACATCGCGCATGCGGGCGATGAGGGCAGGCGGCCCCACGCCCCAGCCCACGCGCACCCCCGTGGCCGCGAAGGCCTTGGAGATGCCGTCCACGAAGACGGTGTAGTGCGCCATCTCCGGCACCAGCTCCACCGGCGTCACGTGCTTCACCCGGCCGAAGCTCAGCGTCCAGTAGATGTGGTCATACATGAGGATGAGCGGCCGCTCGCCCCGCGCCTGGCGCGCCCGGTTCTCCGCGACGATGCGCTCGCAGATGGCCTTCAGCGCCGCCGGCTCAATCATGGTCCCCGTGGGGTTGAGCGGGCTGCCCAAGCACAACAGCCGCGCCCCCGGCAGGTGCGGCAGGAGCTGCTCCACCGTGGGCATGAAGCCGTGCGCCGCGTCCGTGACGACCACCGTCTCCGTGGCCCCCATCATGTGGACGTAATGGTTGTTGTTCCAAGAAGGCACCGGGTAGATGACCCGGTCCCCCGCGTCCAGCACCGTGCGGTAGGTGCCGTAGATGATGGGCCGCGCCCCGCCAGTGATGACGATGCCTTCCAGGGGGTACTTCAGACCCAGTGCGCGCTCGTAGAAGCGCTGCACGCCCTGGCGCAGCTCCAGCACCCCGTCCGAGGGCGGGTAGTTCGTCTCGCCCGCCTGGAGCGCCGTGGTGATGCCCTCGCCCAGCGCGACCGGGATGGGGAACTCGCGCGGGCTGAAGTCGCCCACCGTCAGGTTGCACACCTTGCGCCCCTGGGCGGTGAGTTCACGGATTTCCGCCGCGATGCGCAGGATGTCGCTGCCCTTCAGGCCGCGCGCCATGGTGCCAACGTGGGTGTCTTCCCGCTTGGGGAGTGAGGTCAGATCGAGGGCCATCGTGAATCGCTCCGGTTGGCGTCCGGACATGCGCTGCCTGCCCGGGCGGCCGGACCATACACGCCTTCCCCACATCCAAAGTGACTTGAGGAGCGTAGAACTCGCCGCGAAGAGACCCGGCAAGCCCTCCCCGGAGGGCACCCGGTGCCGTCAGATGTGACCCACCTGTCCCAAAAGGCGTCGCCCACAGGGCGCCAACCAGGCGTCGCGCCCTCCGGAAGGGCAGCGGCCTGAAAACGGTTTTTCCAATAAATTAAGCAAAATAGGACACGACCCAAAGAACGGATAAAGGCCGGGAACGGGGGCTCATCCCTTGCAAGGTTTCCCCTTCGTACCGGGTCCCCTTCGTTCCCTGCTTCTCCCCCTCAAGGTCCCACCATGACACCCGAATCCCGATGCTGCCTCACGCTTGCCCTGCTGCTCTCCCTCGCCTCGGCGTCC
The Stigmatella aurantiaca genome window above contains:
- a CDS encoding pyridoxal phosphate-dependent aminotransferase; this encodes MALDLTSLPKREDTHVGTMARGLKGSDILRIAAEIRELTAQGRKVCNLTVGDFSPREFPIPVALGEGITTALQAGETNYPPSDGVLELRQGVQRFYERALGLKYPLEGIVITGGARPIIYGTYRTVLDAGDRVIYPVPSWNNNHYVHMMGATETVVVTDAAHGFMPTVEQLLPHLPGARLLCLGSPLNPTGTMIEPAALKAICERIVAENRARQARGERPLILMYDHIYWTLSFGRVKHVTPVELVPEMAHYTVFVDGISKAFAATGVRVGWGVGPPALIARMRDVLGHVGAWAPKAEQVATARYLDAVASNTAFLESMRRQVDARLEALHQGFTRMREAGLPVEAIAPQGAIYLSVRFNLVGKAGLKGNDDIRKLLLEKASFAVVPFQAFGLMEDTGWFRLSVGATSVEEIQEALPRVEAALRGALNGP